GCGGATTATCGGTTGGCGTCGACGCCAGGCTACCCGCGGGCACCTCGGTATTCTGCGCCTGGATGGCTGCCGCAACTTCAGAAGGCGTCAGATCATACTCGGCCAGCTTGTTGGGGTCCATCCAGATGCGCATGGCAAACTCGCCGCCACCCAACACCTCGGCTTCACCGACACCTGGTACCTGGCGCAGCTCGTCGAGGATATTCAGCGTCGCATAGTTCTGCATGTAGATATCGTTGTAGTCGCCTGTCGGCGAGATCAACGACACCAGCATCAGGATCTGGCTTGAGCGCAACTCAACCTGAACACCCTGCTGCTGTACAGCCTCGGGAAGCTGTGACAGCGCGCCCTGAACCCGGTTGTTGACGTTGATGGTGTTGATATCACCGTCGGTACCGATGTTGAAGGCCACGCTCAGGCTCATCGAGCCATTGTCGGAGCTGGTCGAGTTCATGTAGAGCATGTCCTCGACACCATTGATTGCTTCCGCCAACGGCGCGGCCACCGTCTGTGCCACGGTTTCAGCATCCGCCCCCGGGAAGGAAGCAGATACCGATACCGTCGGCGGCACTACCGAGGGATACTGCTCGATCGGCAGCACCCGCATGCTCATGGCACCGATGATGGTCAGGATAATCGCCAGAACCGAGGCAAAGATCGGTCGCTTGATGAAGAAGTTGGCGAAGTTCATTCGTTACCCGCTCCCTGCGCCTCCTGCGCCTCCGGATCGGACTCGGCATCGCTGCTCATCGGCACCTGCTGAGCAGCATCACCACTGTTGCCAGTTGCCGCCTCGGCACTGTCATTGGCCGGAGCCTCCTCAGTCGGAGCCGCTGACTGTGACGCTGCGGGGGCTTCAGCGGCGCCATCACCAGCCGCTGCCGCCGGCTCACCACCGCCGGCCGCTGCCTGCTGCTGAGCCTGCTGCTGTTGCTGCTCCTGCATGAATTGCTGCATCAGCGCTTCCGCATCACCATCAAACGGCTGCGGCTCAATCGGCGTACCCGGCTTGATGGATGACGGGTCGCCAACAACGACCCGCTCACCGGCCTCGATACCACCGACCAGAATCTGCCACGCACCAGCAGGTTCCCCCAGTTGCACCGGGCGAGCACGTGCGATGTTGTCTTCATCCAGAACAAACACCTGCGGCCCCATCAGGCCCTGAGTCATCGCCAGTTCAGGGACTGCCAGCACGTTGAAGCGCTTCATGCCATCGAGGCGTACACGCACGAACTGGCCCGGCAGTATTGAACCTTCCGGATTGGCAAAGGTGGCCTGCGCCTGCACGGTACTGGTACCCGTGTCGACACGCGCGCCGAGGAACTCCAGGTGGCCCTTGAGCTGGCTGCTCGGCTGACCTTCCATGCCGGGCACTTCCAGGGTCGCGCCGATATCGGTGACCTTCTGATCCTGCAACTGACGGCGCAGCTCGAAGGCATCACGCTGTGGTAACTGGAAACGAACTTCCAGCGGATCCAGCGGCGTGATCGTTGCCAACTCAGTTCCTGAGCTGACGAGGTTACCGATATTGACCTGGCTCAAGCTGATCAGCCCGGAAACCGGAGCCTTGACATCGGCATAGTTCAGATCGAGCTTGGCACTATTGAGTGCGGCCTGGGCCTGGGCCACGCTGGCGTTGGCCACTCGTGCATCGGCCAGCGCCTGATCAACCTGCTGACGGCTCACCGAGTTCTGAGCGGCCAGTTGCTGGAAACGGTTGGCATCACGCTGAGCACGCGCCAGAGTGGCCTGAGCACTGGCCAGGTCCGCTTCACGCTGCTCAACTGTGGACTGATAGAGATCGGGCTCGATGGAATACAGGCTCTGGCCTTCTTCAACCATGTCACCCGGTTCGAACTTGCGCTCCTCCAGGTAGCCGGTTACACGTGCCACCAGCGTTACTTCCTGGTCACTTCTGAGCTTGGACGGGTAAGACTTGTCGAGGGGAAGGTCCTGCCGCTGCAGTGTTCCCACTTCAACCGCCTTGGGCGGCATCTGTTGCTCGCCCCCGGCACCAGCCTGTTGTGACGCGGCGTCATCCTGGCCGCAGCCAGCAATCAACAAGGCCGCCGCCAGGGCCACCAGGGGGCGCCCTTGAGAGGTAAAGATTTTCATCCCTGTGATTCCTTTAGGGGGGTCTTTATATGTACGTCAGGGGCGAGCCAGAGATACTGAAGCGTCTGCCCCTGACCCACCTTACTCGTTGCCGAAGGGTGCTTCGGCCCATCGTATCGTTATTGAGTTTCGCTACTGCTGAAGCTGGGGACGCTCGCCGATATCCGTTGCTGCCTCATAGGTCCCGCCCTGCTCCGGCAGAGTGAAGTTGACTTGACCTTCACCGACGAGATAACCATTGACTTCAGCAATGGCATTCTCGTCGAGCAGGCCCGCCTGACGACGTAGACTCAGCAGGTCCACGACGTAGTCGTAGCGTGCATCAGCATGGTCGGCGATGGCGTCATAAAGGCTCTGTTCGGCATTGAGCACGTCAACGATATTGCGCGTACCGACTTCATAACCGGCACGCGTTGCGTCCAGCGCACTCTGGTTGGAAACGATGGCCTGCTTGCGGGCTGCAACAGTGGACACATCATTACTGACCTGGGTGTACAGCGAGCGCACCTGCAGAATCGCCTCACGCCGCTGAGACTCGAAGTCGTACTGACTGGCTTCCAGCGAATAGGTCGATTGACGGATCGAGGCGCTGGTACGGCCACCGACATAGATAGGCACTGACGCACTGATCCCGACCTGGCTGTTGGAATCATAGTTGGTCACCGCGTCATTGTCGGAGTCACTGTAGGCATAGTTGGCGAAGGCATTCACCTGCGGCAGGTGGCCGGCACGCGCTACGCTGACTTCCTCTCGAGCGACCTCGACACCGGCCTGCTCTGCCAGCACTTCCGGGTTGCTCTCGAGCGCCATGTCGATCCAGGCATCACGACTGGCAGGCTCGGGAAGGCTGATCGGCAGATCCTCCTGCAGACGTTCGATACTGTCGTAACGCTTGCCTGTCAGGCGCTCGAGCGACTCGAAAGCCACCTGCAGATCACTCTCCGCAGCGATGCGATCGGCACGTGACTGGTCGAAGCTGGCTCGCGCTTCCTCAACCTCGGTAATCGCGATCAGGCCGACATCGAACTGCTCCTGAGCCTGCTCCAACTGACGGCCGATGGCACGCTCCTGCGCCTGGCGTGCTTCGAGAATTTCGTAGGCGCGCAGAATGTCGAAATAGGCAGAAGCAGTATCGATCAGGACCTGTTGCTCGGTCGAGGCCTGCACGTAGGTCTGCTGGTCGATACGCCGTTCAGCCACTCCGACTTCACGGCTGTTGACGGCGTCGTAAAGCGCCTGAGTCGCCTGCAGATTCAGCCCATAGCTGGCATAGGAGTCGTCACCATTGGTACCACTGAAGCCTGCCTGAGACTGGCTCTCGAAAATGTGGTTGTAGGCGACTTCCCCTGAAGCATTGACCTGCGGCAGCAAGTCGGCCCGCTCAACGCTGCGGCCTTCTTCTACACTGTTGGCGGTAGCACGAGCCGAAGCCAGTTCGGAGTTGTTGTCCAGCGCATCACGGGTGATCGCGAGCAGGTCAGCAGCCTGTGCCTGTCCGGCCAGCATCGCAGCCACCATCGCGCCGATAAGCTTCCTGCGGAACATTACACGGGCAGGCCTGGCTGGCGTGTCGAGACGGGATGGCGTCATTGAAAGTTCCTCGAGTCTATATCCAGATGGAAATCCATTTACATACATTGTCGCATGTTTAGCGCTTGATTCGAACGCCGTTCATGCAAGGATGGTGAAAATTTCCTGATTTCGCACCATCCATCTACCAATCTACTATGCTGCACAGCAGCAAAATCAGCGAATCGAGATACATCACGACCGAATCACGAGTCCTCAAAGCACTTGGCAACCAGGTACTTCGCAAAC
This Halomonas huangheensis DNA region includes the following protein-coding sequences:
- a CDS encoding TolC family outer membrane protein; protein product: MTPSRLDTPARPARVMFRRKLIGAMVAAMLAGQAQAADLLAITRDALDNNSELASARATANSVEEGRSVERADLLPQVNASGEVAYNHIFESQSQAGFSGTNGDDSYASYGLNLQATQALYDAVNSREVGVAERRIDQQTYVQASTEQQVLIDTASAYFDILRAYEILEARQAQERAIGRQLEQAQEQFDVGLIAITEVEEARASFDQSRADRIAAESDLQVAFESLERLTGKRYDSIERLQEDLPISLPEPASRDAWIDMALESNPEVLAEQAGVEVAREEVSVARAGHLPQVNAFANYAYSDSDNDAVTNYDSNSQVGISASVPIYVGGRTSASIRQSTYSLEASQYDFESQRREAILQVRSLYTQVSNDVSTVAARKQAIVSNQSALDATRAGYEVGTRNIVDVLNAEQSLYDAIADHADARYDYVVDLLSLRRQAGLLDENAIAEVNGYLVGEGQVNFTLPEQGGTYEAATDIGERPQLQQ
- a CDS encoding efflux RND transporter periplasmic adaptor subunit translates to MKIFTSQGRPLVALAAALLIAGCGQDDAASQQAGAGGEQQMPPKAVEVGTLQRQDLPLDKSYPSKLRSDQEVTLVARVTGYLEERKFEPGDMVEEGQSLYSIEPDLYQSTVEQREADLASAQATLARAQRDANRFQQLAAQNSVSRQQVDQALADARVANASVAQAQAALNSAKLDLNYADVKAPVSGLISLSQVNIGNLVSSGTELATITPLDPLEVRFQLPQRDAFELRRQLQDQKVTDIGATLEVPGMEGQPSSQLKGHLEFLGARVDTGTSTVQAQATFANPEGSILPGQFVRVRLDGMKRFNVLAVPELAMTQGLMGPQVFVLDEDNIARARPVQLGEPAGAWQILVGGIEAGERVVVGDPSSIKPGTPIEPQPFDGDAEALMQQFMQEQQQQQAQQQAAAGGGEPAAAAGDGAAEAPAASQSAAPTEEAPANDSAEAATGNSGDAAQQVPMSSDAESDPEAQEAQGAGNE